The following are from one region of the Anaerohalosphaeraceae bacterium genome:
- a CDS encoding helix-hairpin-helix domain-containing protein produces MAAKDINSFSGGIVLEEGLRGAQLLVGLSIVFGLFCGWMYFQLQKGKTGAPLADAVNPNTASIGSLMRLEGIGPVRALQTVRYRQRTEGPAFERPEDLENVAGIGPKTVSKIAPFLAFEQELQQRTEETSEGQNVGLGD; encoded by the coding sequence ATGGCGGCAAAGGATATAAACTCTTTCAGCGGCGGTATCGTTCTGGAAGAGGGACTTCGAGGGGCTCAGCTGCTTGTGGGGCTGTCTATCGTTTTTGGGCTGTTTTGTGGATGGATGTATTTTCAGCTGCAGAAGGGAAAGACGGGAGCGCCGCTGGCGGATGCGGTCAATCCGAATACGGCATCGATAGGCAGTCTGATGCGGCTGGAGGGGATTGGGCCGGTGCGGGCCCTGCAGACCGTTCGTTATCGGCAGCGGACGGAGGGACCGGCTTTTGAAAGGCCGGAAGATTTGGAAAACGTAGCGGGAATCGGCCCGAAGACTGTATCCAAGATTGCCCCGTTTCTTGCATTTGAGCAGGAACTGCAGCAGAGAACCGAGGAAACGAGCGAAGGTCAGAATGTCGGATTGGGAGATTAA
- a CDS encoding endo-1,4-beta-xylanase — protein sequence MKFLVFQDGKPAEDFSPAAAYMFGADQIPLYQVQMDYKDGVLECTKKSPDSAGLALLWPVEGAGRLLLSTTRLPDRPEPYNLNVELARARLMQITLKREDWALFEEDTRFADLAHEAQDLFIQSLLHISDPAQASVLADRSLEKGLQFSEQLAARHADQLLALRCRHRGLGRHSLGVGIDLERIEDPTYRKWLLEIFGFVTIPMEWGRIETKPGHYDFEAIDRCMELLAGRRLALCAGPLLRFHPASLPAWLASEAREFEKIREAAYEFVVRTVARYAKYVHAWRVISGMHAWNCFGFTFEQVIEMTRTACLAAKSADTKSRKIIEIVFPWGEYYATDRTTIPPLVYADMIIQSGINFDAVGLQLQFGANQPGMHVRDMMQISSRLDFFAQVAKPVHITSVAVPDRISMPQGDPQLCGYWHKPWTEEIQAQWIESFYKAALSRSFINTVTYGALADGTQNSMAGQGLLDEHLNPKKALLSIVKFQKLIEKR from the coding sequence TTGAAATTTCTGGTGTTTCAGGATGGTAAGCCGGCGGAGGATTTTTCTCCGGCGGCTGCTTATATGTTCGGGGCGGACCAGATTCCTCTTTATCAGGTGCAAATGGACTATAAGGACGGGGTTCTGGAGTGTACCAAGAAAAGTCCGGATTCAGCGGGTTTGGCGCTGCTTTGGCCGGTAGAGGGGGCCGGGCGGCTCCTTTTGTCTACGACGCGGCTTCCGGACAGGCCGGAGCCCTACAATCTGAACGTGGAGCTGGCAAGGGCCCGCCTGATGCAGATTACCCTGAAGCGAGAGGATTGGGCCCTCTTTGAAGAAGATACCCGATTCGCCGATTTGGCCCACGAAGCGCAGGACCTGTTCATCCAGTCGCTTTTGCATATTTCGGACCCGGCGCAGGCATCGGTGCTGGCGGACCGCTCTCTGGAAAAGGGGCTTCAGTTCTCCGAGCAGCTGGCGGCTCGACATGCGGACCAGCTTTTGGCTTTGCGCTGCCGACATCGGGGGCTCGGACGTCATTCTCTCGGGGTTGGAATTGATTTGGAACGAATAGAGGACCCGACTTATCGAAAATGGCTGCTTGAGATTTTCGGGTTTGTGACGATTCCGATGGAATGGGGGCGGATTGAGACAAAACCCGGACATTATGATTTTGAGGCGATTGACCGGTGTATGGAATTGCTGGCGGGACGCCGCCTGGCCCTCTGTGCCGGTCCCTTGCTTCGCTTTCACCCCGCCAGTCTGCCTGCCTGGCTGGCTTCGGAGGCCAGAGAATTTGAAAAAATCCGGGAAGCGGCGTATGAGTTTGTGGTCCGCACGGTAGCCCGGTATGCCAAATACGTTCATGCCTGGCGGGTGATTTCCGGCATGCACGCGTGGAATTGTTTCGGGTTTACCTTTGAACAGGTGATTGAAATGACGCGGACGGCGTGTCTGGCGGCCAAGTCGGCGGATACCAAGTCGCGGAAAATCATCGAGATTGTGTTTCCCTGGGGTGAGTATTACGCCACGGACCGCACAACCATCCCGCCCCTTGTTTATGCGGATATGATTATCCAGAGCGGGATTAACTTTGATGCCGTCGGTCTGCAGCTGCAGTTCGGGGCCAACCAGCCGGGAATGCATGTCCGGGATATGATGCAGATTTCCTCGCGTCTGGATTTCTTTGCGCAGGTGGCCAAGCCGGTTCATATTACGAGTGTGGCCGTTCCGGATCGGATTTCGATGCCGCAGGGGGACCCGCAGCTGTGCGGCTATTGGCACAAACCGTGGACGGAGGAGATTCAGGCCCAGTGGATTGAAAGTTTTTATAAAGCGGCGCTGAGCCGTTCTTTTATCAATACCGTTACATACGGGGCGTTGGCTGACGGAACGCAGAATTCTATGGCCGGTCAGGGGCTTCTGGATGAGCATCTGAATCCCAAAAAAGCCCTTCTGAGCATTGTAAAATTTCAGAAATTGATTGAAAAGCGATAA